One Cryptococcus tetragattii IND107 chromosome 10, whole genome shotgun sequence DNA segment encodes these proteins:
- a CDS encoding 1,2-dihydroxy-3-keto-5-methylthiopentene dioxygenase — MKAYIYDDKPGDQRLPHDTGIDIPEPTLAKLGVIYRRIPIDSEGVWESKIDEFAKERGYKNRDRITVTREGLGEAYEEKIKSFFDEHLHEDEEIRYILAGSGYFDIRGAEGVHEEQWIRIALEAGDLIVLPAGIYHRFTVDSANTITAMRLFQDEPKWTPYSRQADGTDKLGSRDKYLETVRVGVAA; from the exons ATGAAGGCATACATTTATGACGACAAGCC TGGAGACCAACGTCTCCCTCACGACACCGGCATCGACATCCCGGAACCCACCCTTGCCAAACTCGGCGTCATCTATCGGCGCATACCCATCGATTCTGAAGGCGTTTGGGAATCCAAGATTGACGAGTTTGCAAAGGAGCGAGGCTACAAAAATCGGGATAGAATTACTGTCACTAGGGAAGGGTTGGGAGAGGCCTATGAAGAAAAAATCAAGTCGTTCTTTGACGA GCATTTgcatgaagatgaagagattcgATATATCCTCGCGGGATCGGGCTACTTTGATATTCGAGGTGCAGAAGGAGTGCATGAAGAGCAATGGATCAGAATTGCACTCGAAGCTGGCGACTTGATCGTCCTTCCCGCCGG TATCTATCACCGCTTCACAGTCGACTCTGCAAACACCATAACAGCCATGCGGCTCTTCCAGGATGAACCCAAATGGACACCCTACTCCCGACAAGCGGATGGGACAGACAAGTTGGGAAGTAGGGATAAATACCTTGAGACCGTTAGGGTTGGTGTTGCTGCTTGA